The following proteins are encoded in a genomic region of Rhodoferax aquaticus:
- a CDS encoding Ni/Fe hydrogenase subunit alpha, translated as MTSPLETAPADIAQGLRRVAIDPVSRVEGHGKVTLLLDADNRVQQVRLHIVEFRGFESFIEGRPFWEVPVMVQRLCGICPVSHHLAASKALDRVVGAMPVTPTATKIRRLMHYGQVMQSHALHFFHLSSPDLLFGFDSEVNHRNIVGVAQAHPDIAKKGILLRKFGQEVIRVTAGKRVHGTGSVPGGVNKHVSMADRAMLLADAQQMVEWAQDAVNIAKQLHAQNPALYQRFGSFRSNMLSLVRADGALDLYDGVLRARDASGRIILDGASDQRYLDLIEEEVKPWTYMKFPYLKALGPELGWYKVGPLARIQNCDFIPSPLAERERREFMDWGQGDVIHGALAYHWARMIEVLHCMEVIRDLLDDPEILTGDLMASGPRQRGGVGIIEAPRGTLIHHYEVGDDDLVSMCNLIVSTTHNNQAMNEAVRSVAREHLDGKALTEGLLNHIEVAIRAYDPCLSCATHALGQMPLDVALVGPTGELLDRIIKSHSGDMVHDLSRPTGLAA; from the coding sequence ATGACCTCACCCTTAGAAACTGCGCCTGCCGACATTGCCCAAGGCTTGCGTCGCGTCGCGATTGACCCGGTATCGCGCGTAGAAGGCCACGGCAAAGTCACGCTGCTCCTCGATGCTGACAACCGGGTGCAGCAAGTGCGCTTGCACATTGTGGAGTTTCGTGGCTTTGAGTCCTTTATTGAAGGTCGCCCATTTTGGGAAGTCCCGGTCATGGTGCAGCGCCTGTGCGGCATCTGCCCGGTATCACACCACTTGGCGGCCTCCAAAGCACTGGACCGGGTGGTGGGAGCCATGCCCGTCACCCCCACGGCCACCAAGATTCGCCGGCTCATGCACTACGGCCAGGTCATGCAGTCGCATGCTTTGCACTTCTTTCACCTCTCCTCGCCCGACTTGCTGTTTGGTTTTGACTCGGAGGTCAACCACCGCAACATCGTAGGCGTGGCCCAGGCCCACCCCGACATCGCCAAAAAAGGCATTTTGCTGCGCAAGTTTGGCCAAGAAGTGATACGCGTCACCGCTGGCAAACGCGTACACGGCACCGGCTCGGTACCGGGCGGGGTGAACAAGCATGTGAGCATGGCGGACCGGGCCATGCTCTTGGCCGACGCACAGCAAATGGTGGAATGGGCCCAAGACGCGGTCAACATTGCCAAGCAGCTCCATGCCCAAAACCCCGCGCTGTACCAGCGCTTTGGCAGCTTTCGCTCCAACATGCTGTCCTTGGTGCGCGCCGATGGCGCCTTGGACTTGTACGACGGCGTGCTGCGCGCACGCGATGCCAGCGGCCGCATCATCTTGGATGGCGCCAGCGACCAACGCTACCTGGACCTGATTGAAGAAGAGGTCAAACCCTGGACCTATATGAAGTTCCCCTACCTGAAGGCCTTGGGGCCTGAGTTGGGTTGGTACAAAGTGGGGCCTTTGGCCCGCATCCAAAACTGCGACTTCATTCCCAGCCCCTTGGCCGAACGCGAGCGCCGTGAGTTCATGGACTGGGGCCAAGGCGATGTCATCCATGGCGCACTGGCCTACCACTGGGCCCGCATGATTGAAGTGCTGCACTGCATGGAAGTCATACGCGATCTGCTCGATGACCCCGAAATTCTCACGGGCGACTTGATGGCCAGCGGCCCGCGCCAGCGCGGCGGTGTCGGCATCATTGAAGCCCCGCGCGGCACGCTCATTCACCACTACGAGGTGGGCGACGACGACCTGGTCAGCATGTGCAACCTGATTGTGTCGACCACCCACAACAACCAGGCCATGAACGAAGCCGTGCGCTCGGTCGCCCGCGAGCACCTAGATGGCAAAGCGCTGACCGAAGGCTTGCTTAACCACATTGAAGTGGCGATACGGGCTTACGACCCCTGCCTCTCGTGCGCCACCCATGCGCTGGGGCAAATGCCCTTGGATGTGGCCTTGGTAGGCCCCACCGGCGAGTTGCTAGACCGCATCATCAAGTCCCACTCCGGTGACATGGTGCACGACCTCAGCCGCCCCACGGGCTTGGCCGCATGA
- a CDS encoding NADP oxidoreductase, translated as MIPPVMPHGPRKLKLATVSLAGCFGCHMSFLDIDERLLQLIELVEFDRSPLTDIKEIGHCDIGLIEGGLCNAENVVVLREFRAHCKTLVAVGACAINGGLPAQRNHLNLGTILNNVYGSRTGLRAGSAIPNDPELPLPLNQVHPIHEVVHVDYFLPGCPPSADAIWKFLTDLMAGRTPQLGHGLMHYD; from the coding sequence ATGATTCCACCCGTCATGCCGCACGGCCCGCGCAAACTCAAACTGGCCACCGTGTCCCTGGCAGGCTGCTTTGGCTGCCATATGTCGTTTCTGGACATCGACGAACGCCTGCTGCAACTCATTGAGTTGGTGGAGTTTGACCGCTCCCCGCTCACCGACATCAAAGAGATTGGCCATTGCGACATTGGGCTGATCGAGGGTGGCCTGTGCAATGCCGAAAACGTGGTGGTGCTGCGCGAGTTCCGGGCGCACTGCAAAACACTGGTAGCCGTGGGGGCCTGTGCCATCAATGGCGGCCTGCCTGCCCAGCGCAACCACCTGAATTTGGGCACCATCCTCAACAATGTGTATGGCTCGCGCACCGGCCTGCGCGCGGGCAGTGCCATCCCGAATGATCCCGAGCTCCCCCTGCCGCTCAACCAGGTCCACCCGATTCACGAAGTCGTGCATGTGGACTACTTTTTACCCGGGTGTCCGCCGTCGGCAGATGCCATTTGGAAGTTCCTCACCGACCTCATGGCCGGACGCACCCCGCAGCTGGGCCATGGCCTGATGCATTACGACTGA
- a CDS encoding HypC/HybG/HupF family hydrogenase formation chaperone yields MCLALPARITRLLDDSMAEVELGGVLKTISVALAPEAQLGDYVIVHVGHAIGLLDEDEARATLALFAELAQHEAH; encoded by the coding sequence ATGTGCTTGGCACTACCGGCCCGCATCACCCGGCTTCTCGACGACAGCATGGCCGAGGTCGAGTTGGGCGGTGTACTCAAAACTATCTCGGTAGCGCTGGCGCCCGAGGCGCAGCTAGGCGACTACGTCATCGTGCATGTCGGCCACGCCATTGGCCTGCTAGACGAAGACGAAGCCCGCGCCACCTTGGCCTTGTTTGCAGAACTGGCGCAGCATGAAGCACATTGA
- the hypB gene encoding hydrogenase nickel incorporation protein HypB, translating into MCVVCGCNTPPTLDKPAPLVAEARHLHYGQGLAGVSVEGLSQERLIKMEADVLGSNQRLADHNRAHFQAHGVRAFNLVSSPGSGKTTLLCATIQRLQAQVPTLPLAVIEGDQQTSLDADRIRATGAQAIQVNTGKGCHLDARMVSDAFAHLDLHGHHHAHEEHHGHHHHHHSQGDEAQSLLFIENVGNLVCPALWDLGETAKVVILSVTEGEDKPLKYPDMFAAASLMVINKTDLLPHLNFNVDQCIAYARRVNPGIAVIQLSATTGAGMQAWQNWLLSA; encoded by the coding sequence ATGTGTGTTGTTTGCGGCTGCAATACCCCGCCCACCCTCGACAAGCCAGCACCCCTTGTGGCCGAAGCCCGCCATTTGCATTACGGGCAAGGGCTTGCCGGTGTGTCGGTAGAAGGCCTGTCCCAAGAACGCCTGATCAAGATGGAGGCTGACGTGCTGGGCAGCAACCAGCGGCTGGCCGACCACAACCGCGCGCATTTTCAGGCCCATGGGGTGCGGGCGTTTAACCTGGTGTCCAGCCCCGGCTCAGGCAAGACCACGCTCTTGTGCGCCACCATCCAGCGGCTGCAAGCCCAAGTGCCCACACTGCCATTGGCGGTGATTGAAGGCGACCAGCAAACCAGCCTGGACGCAGACCGCATACGCGCCACCGGCGCGCAGGCCATTCAGGTCAACACCGGCAAAGGCTGCCATCTGGACGCCCGCATGGTCAGCGATGCCTTTGCCCACCTCGATCTGCACGGCCACCACCACGCCCATGAGGAGCACCATGGCCATCACCACCACCACCATTCGCAGGGTGACGAAGCGCAGTCGCTGCTGTTTATTGAGAACGTAGGCAACCTGGTCTGCCCGGCCTTGTGGGACTTGGGGGAGACCGCCAAAGTGGTGATCTTGTCAGTCACCGAGGGCGAAGACAAGCCGCTCAAATACCCCGACATGTTTGCCGCCGCCAGCCTGATGGTGATCAACAAGACCGACCTGCTGCCACATCTCAACTTCAATGTGGACCAGTGCATTGCCTACGCCCGCCGCGTGAACCCGGGCATCGCCGTCATCCAACTCAGCGCCACCACTGGCGCTGGCATGCAAGCTTGGCAAAACTGGCTGCTCTCGGCCTGA
- the hypD gene encoding hydrogenase formation protein HypD, which produces MKHIDAYRNGDLARGLAATIAAEAKPERQYNFMEFCGGHTHALARYGIVDLLPANVRMVHGPGCPVCVLPIGRIDMAIALALEHTAIVCTYGDVLRVPASAGLSMQKAKARGADIRMVYSPADVLQIARNNPSREVVFLAIGFETTTPPTALVIQQAQRENLPNFSVLCCHVLTPSAIGHILTSPEVAEWGTLPLDGFVGPAHVSIIIGSAPYEPFATQFNKPVVISGFEPLDVMQSILMLVRQVNTGRAEVENQFTRVVTREGNRAAQAVCEQVFELRDSFEWRGLGEVAHSALQIRPAYAAWDAEKKFTLPYLRVPDHKQCDCGAILRGVKRPTDCKLFATVCTPDNPMGSCMVSSEGSCAAHYTYGRFRDIPLVTHP; this is translated from the coding sequence ATGAAGCACATTGACGCGTACCGCAACGGCGACTTGGCCCGTGGCCTGGCAGCCACCATCGCCGCAGAGGCCAAGCCCGAGCGGCAATACAACTTCATGGAGTTTTGTGGTGGCCACACCCATGCCCTGGCGCGCTACGGCATTGTGGACTTGCTGCCCGCCAACGTGCGCATGGTGCATGGGCCGGGCTGCCCCGTGTGTGTGCTGCCCATCGGGCGCATTGACATGGCCATTGCGCTGGCCCTGGAGCACACAGCCATTGTTTGCACCTACGGCGACGTGCTGCGGGTGCCCGCCTCTGCAGGCTTGTCCATGCAAAAAGCCAAGGCACGGGGGGCCGACATTCGTATGGTGTATTCACCGGCCGATGTGCTGCAGATAGCCCGCAACAACCCCAGCCGCGAGGTCGTGTTTCTGGCCATAGGCTTTGAGACCACCACGCCCCCAACCGCGCTGGTCATTCAGCAGGCGCAGCGCGAAAACTTGCCCAACTTCAGCGTGCTGTGCTGCCATGTGCTCACGCCCAGCGCCATCGGGCACATCCTCACCTCGCCTGAGGTGGCCGAGTGGGGCACCTTGCCGCTGGACGGGTTTGTAGGCCCCGCGCATGTGAGCATCATCATCGGCAGCGCACCCTACGAGCCGTTTGCCACGCAGTTCAACAAGCCCGTGGTGATCTCAGGCTTTGAGCCGCTGGACGTGATGCAGTCCATCCTGATGCTGGTGCGCCAAGTTAACACCGGCCGCGCTGAGGTGGAAAACCAATTCACCCGTGTCGTCACCCGCGAAGGCAACCGCGCCGCGCAAGCGGTCTGCGAGCAAGTGTTTGAGCTGCGTGACAGCTTTGAGTGGCGCGGCCTGGGTGAGGTGGCCCACAGTGCCTTGCAAATTCGCCCTGCATACGCCGCGTGGGACGCCGAGAAAAAGTTCACCCTGCCCTACTTGCGCGTGCCCGACCACAAGCAATGCGACTGCGGGGCCATCTTGCGCGGCGTGAAGCGCCCGACCGACTGCAAACTCTTCGCCACCGTGTGCACCCCAGACAACCCCATGGGCTCGTGCATGGTGTCCAGCGAGGGCTCATGCGCCGCCCACTACACCTATGGCCGTTTCCGGGATATCCCGCTAGTCACCCACCCATGA
- the queE gene encoding 7-carboxy-7-deazaguanine synthase codes for MAYSVKEIFYTLQGEGAQQGRAAVFCRFAGCNLWSGREEDRSSAVCQFCDTDFVGTDGTGGGKFATADALADAVAAAWGPTGPSYRMVVLTGGEPLLQVDVALTQALHARGFFIAVETNGTIAAPEGLDWICVSPKSDAPLAQTSGSELKLVFPQKGVDPARFTGLAFEHFYLQPMDSPLRADHTAQAIAYCQAHPQWRLGVQTHKTIGIR; via the coding sequence ATGGCGTATTCCGTCAAAGAAATTTTTTACACCCTGCAAGGTGAAGGCGCCCAACAAGGCCGCGCCGCCGTGTTTTGCCGCTTTGCGGGCTGCAACCTGTGGAGCGGCCGCGAAGAAGACCGCAGCAGCGCCGTCTGCCAGTTTTGCGACACTGACTTTGTAGGCACCGACGGCACCGGCGGCGGCAAGTTCGCCACGGCGGACGCACTGGCCGACGCTGTGGCTGCCGCATGGGGACCCACTGGCCCCAGCTACCGCATGGTGGTGCTGACCGGCGGCGAGCCCTTGCTGCAAGTAGACGTAGCACTCACCCAAGCCCTGCATGCGCGTGGCTTCTTTATCGCGGTAGAAACCAACGGCACCATTGCCGCCCCCGAGGGCTTGGACTGGATCTGCGTGAGCCCCAAAAGCGATGCGCCGCTGGCCCAAACCAGCGGCAGTGAACTCAAGCTGGTGTTCCCACAAAAAGGCGTAGACCCCGCGCGCTTCACCGGCTTGGCGTTTGAGCACTTCTACCTGCAGCCCATGGACAGCCCGCTGCGCGCCGACCATACCGCCCAAGCCATTGCCTACTGCCAGGCCCATCCGCAGTGGCGCTTGGGCGTGCAAACCCATAAAACCATTGGAATTCGATAA
- a CDS encoding 2Fe-2S iron-sulfur cluster-binding protein: MTQVPLPPPAATRDAPPCFVLDGQNVPFQPGETLIQAAHHAGHFIPHLCWSPEFAAHGSCRICTVKVNGRASAACTTLAAPGQTVENKTGELNAQRKTLLQMLFVEGNHFCPSCEKSGNCKLQATAYEVGMEGPHFEEFYPDRPVDASHPELLLDFNRCIVCELCVRASREVDHKNVFAIGGHGIGTHLLVNSPSGKLADTSMASGDHAAAVCPVGVILHKRQGFSVPIGERRYDAAPISETAQDDTP; this comes from the coding sequence GTGACACAGGTCCCTCTGCCCCCACCCGCCGCGACCCGCGACGCGCCCCCGTGCTTTGTACTGGATGGACAAAACGTGCCGTTTCAGCCCGGTGAAACGCTGATCCAAGCGGCCCACCATGCAGGCCACTTCATCCCGCATCTGTGTTGGAGCCCCGAGTTTGCCGCCCATGGTTCTTGCCGCATTTGCACTGTCAAGGTCAATGGCCGCGCAAGTGCTGCCTGCACCACGCTAGCGGCACCGGGCCAGACCGTGGAAAACAAAACCGGAGAGCTGAACGCGCAGCGCAAAACCCTGCTGCAAATGCTGTTTGTCGAAGGCAACCATTTTTGCCCCAGCTGCGAAAAAAGCGGCAACTGCAAGCTCCAAGCCACCGCCTATGAGGTGGGCATGGAAGGCCCACACTTTGAAGAGTTCTACCCCGACAGGCCCGTAGACGCCAGCCACCCTGAGCTGCTGCTGGACTTCAACCGCTGCATTGTGTGTGAGCTGTGCGTGCGTGCCAGCCGCGAGGTAGACCACAAGAACGTGTTCGCCATTGGGGGGCACGGCATAGGCACCCATTTGCTGGTCAACAGCCCTAGCGGCAAGCTGGCCGACACGTCTATGGCCAGCGGCGACCATGCCGCTGCGGTATGCCCTGTGGGCGTGATCTTGCACAAGCGCCAGGGCTTCTCCGTACCCATTGGCGAGCGCCGTTATGACGCAGCGCCCATCTCTGAAACTGCGCAGGACGACACCCCATGA
- a CDS encoding hydrogenase maturation protease, with the protein MSTAGPAPLLVFGWGNLSRGDDALGPLCINHLRAAFAHDTRVEFLDDYQLQVEHALDLVGRERVLFIDASVAAQAPFEALPVAPAQDASYSTHAMSPQALLHVYTQLQGTPPPPCTQLAIRADHFGLGEAPTAQALAHLAHAQAWAAQWIDHA; encoded by the coding sequence ATGAGCACGGCAGGCCCCGCACCGCTGCTGGTATTTGGCTGGGGCAACCTGAGCCGGGGCGACGACGCGCTGGGCCCACTTTGTATCAACCATTTGCGCGCCGCATTTGCCCACGACACCCGCGTAGAGTTTTTAGACGACTACCAGCTCCAGGTGGAGCATGCGCTGGACTTGGTGGGGCGTGAACGGGTGCTGTTTATAGACGCCAGCGTAGCCGCCCAAGCCCCGTTTGAGGCACTGCCAGTGGCTCCCGCCCAAGACGCCAGCTACAGCACGCACGCCATGTCACCCCAGGCCTTGCTGCATGTGTACACCCAGTTGCAGGGCACCCCACCCCCACCCTGCACCCAGCTGGCCATACGGGCCGACCACTTTGGCTTGGGCGAAGCACCCACCGCCCAAGCACTGGCGCATTTGGCGCATGCACAGGCTTGGGCCGCCCAGTGGATTGACCATGCATGA
- a CDS encoding glutathione S-transferase N-terminal domain-containing protein, with amino-acid sequence MTTPSALAAFPITHKWPAQHPERLQLYSLPTPNGVKVSIALEELGLPYEAHLVSFQTNDQLTPAYLSLNPNNKIPAIIDPQGPDGQPLALFESGAILMYLAEKTGQLLPASAAGRYETLQWLMFQMGGIGPMFGQLGFFHKFAGKDYEDKRPRDRYVAETKRLLAVLNQRLVGRQWVMGDTYTVADIAIFPWVRGLLGFYEAGDLVGMADFPEVTRVLAAFVARPAVQRGLAIPSAA; translated from the coding sequence ATGACCACTCCCTCTGCACTTGCCGCTTTTCCTATCACCCACAAATGGCCTGCCCAGCACCCTGAGCGCTTGCAGCTGTACTCCCTGCCCACGCCGAATGGCGTGAAGGTTTCCATTGCACTGGAAGAACTGGGTCTGCCTTATGAGGCGCACTTGGTGAGCTTTCAAACCAATGACCAGCTGACACCTGCGTACCTGTCGCTCAACCCCAACAACAAGATCCCCGCCATCATCGACCCCCAGGGGCCAGACGGGCAGCCATTGGCCTTGTTTGAGTCCGGCGCCATATTGATGTACTTGGCCGAGAAAACCGGCCAGCTGCTGCCCGCCAGCGCGGCAGGCCGCTATGAAACCTTGCAGTGGCTGATGTTCCAAATGGGCGGCATAGGCCCCATGTTTGGGCAGCTGGGCTTCTTCCACAAGTTTGCGGGCAAAGACTATGAAGACAAGCGCCCACGCGACCGCTACGTGGCCGAGACCAAGCGCCTGCTGGCGGTGCTGAACCAACGCTTAGTGGGCCGGCAGTGGGTCATGGGCGACACCTACACAGTGGCCGACATTGCCATCTTCCCGTGGGTGCGCGGCTTGCTGGGCTTTTACGAGGCGGGTGACTTGGTGGGTATGGCTGACTTTCCCGAAGTGACGCGCGTGCTGGCTGCCTTTGTAGCCCGCCCAGCGGTGCAGCGTGGGCTTGCTATACCGAGTGCGGCCTGA
- a CDS encoding carbamoyltransferase HypF translates to MAKLAALGLTRVSPHAHTQQLERPAPRRVLALGAYLKNRACLVDGAVVHWSPLHGDLENPSARAALAASAEALAALATGPLHAVAHDLHPDFYSTQLASTWAERLQVPSAPVQHHHAHTAATAAEAGLQAAVLGIALDGYGMGHDGAAWGGELLHMRAAADGLRCERLDHLPVLKAPGGDAAAREPWRMTTAALHQAGQGALSLRQFASSVGQEKIAGVLQMLDKGSRCPPSSSAGRWFDAAAGALGLCPYQTHEAQAAMQLEALARDWMGANPSFDHNFASPHLDHWMVDLCALASQGRDAQAQGAAQFHLGLAHWLAQRAAALAQQHRLQHVALGGGCFANALLRNTLTALLSTAGLAVHSPQYASCGDEGLALGQAWVAAHAPLTLEN, encoded by the coding sequence TTGGCAAAACTGGCTGCTCTCGGCCTGACTCGGGTGAGTCCGCACGCACACACCCAGCAACTAGAACGCCCCGCGCCACGCCGGGTGCTGGCGCTGGGTGCCTATTTGAAAAACCGCGCCTGCTTGGTCGATGGCGCAGTGGTCCATTGGTCGCCTCTGCATGGTGATTTGGAGAACCCCTCGGCACGCGCCGCGCTAGCGGCGTCTGCTGAAGCCTTGGCGGCACTGGCCACAGGCCCGCTGCACGCGGTGGCGCATGATTTGCACCCCGACTTTTACAGCACCCAGCTCGCCAGCACATGGGCCGAGCGGCTGCAAGTGCCCAGCGCCCCCGTGCAACACCACCACGCCCACACCGCCGCCACAGCCGCCGAAGCAGGCCTGCAAGCTGCCGTGCTGGGCATTGCCTTGGATGGCTATGGCATGGGCCACGACGGTGCGGCCTGGGGCGGCGAGTTGCTGCACATGCGCGCAGCCGCAGACGGCTTGCGCTGCGAACGGCTAGACCACTTGCCTGTGCTCAAAGCGCCTGGAGGCGATGCCGCAGCGCGCGAACCTTGGCGCATGACCACCGCAGCGTTACATCAAGCAGGCCAAGGCGCACTCTCCCTGCGCCAGTTTGCGAGCAGCGTAGGCCAAGAGAAAATCGCCGGGGTATTGCAAATGCTGGACAAGGGCAGTCGCTGCCCGCCCAGCAGCAGCGCCGGGCGTTGGTTTGATGCCGCCGCAGGTGCACTTGGGCTGTGCCCCTACCAAACACACGAAGCCCAAGCTGCTATGCAATTGGAAGCGCTTGCGCGAGACTGGATGGGCGCAAACCCCAGTTTTGACCACAATTTTGCATCGCCACACCTTGACCACTGGATGGTTGACCTGTGCGCTCTGGCCTCTCAAGGCCGCGACGCACAGGCACAGGGTGCGGCGCAGTTTCATCTGGGACTGGCCCACTGGCTGGCACAACGCGCTGCGGCCTTGGCCCAGCAGCACAGGCTGCAGCATGTGGCCTTGGGTGGCGGCTGCTTTGCCAATGCGCTCCTGCGCAACACACTGACAGCCTTGCTAAGCACTGCCGGTTTGGCGGTGCACAGCCCGCAATACGCAAGCTGCGGCGACGAGGGCCTGGCTTTGGGCCAGGCCTGGGTTGCAGCGCATGCCCCTTTGACACTGGAGAACTAA
- the hypE gene encoding hydrogenase expression/formation protein HypE encodes MNTTAKASYQRPLDFKRGRIDMNHGAGGRQAAQLIEELFVQALDNPYLRQGNDGALLDIPAGHRLVMATDAHVISPLFFPGGDIGSLSVHGTLNDVAMLGARPLYLSASFVLEEGFALADLQRIVASMAHASREAGVPVVTGDTKVVERGKGDGVYISTTGIGVVPLDCHISGANAKPGDVVLLSGSIGEHGMAVLSQRESLAFGTTLVSDSAALHTLVAAMLAAAPNGAVRTLRDPTRGGLATTLNEITRQSAVGMHLQEDAIAVLPQVAGACELLGLDPLYIANEGKLVAVVDAPHAASVLAAMQAHPLGHAASQIGVVTADPHHFVQMSTRFGGRRVVDWLSGEPLPRIC; translated from the coding sequence ATGAACACCACCGCCAAAGCCAGCTACCAGCGCCCCTTGGATTTCAAACGGGGCCGCATCGATATGAACCATGGTGCCGGTGGCCGACAGGCCGCGCAGCTGATTGAAGAACTGTTTGTGCAGGCCTTGGACAACCCCTACCTGCGCCAAGGCAATGACGGCGCTTTGCTCGACATTCCGGCGGGCCACCGGCTGGTCATGGCGACCGATGCCCATGTGATCTCGCCGCTGTTTTTCCCCGGCGGCGACATCGGCAGCTTGTCGGTGCACGGCACCCTCAACGACGTGGCCATGCTAGGCGCACGCCCTTTGTACTTGAGCGCCAGCTTTGTGCTGGAAGAAGGCTTTGCGCTGGCTGACCTGCAGCGCATCGTGGCCTCTATGGCGCACGCCTCGCGCGAGGCGGGCGTGCCCGTGGTCACAGGCGACACCAAGGTGGTGGAGCGCGGCAAAGGGGACGGCGTGTACATCAGCACCACCGGCATTGGCGTGGTGCCGCTGGACTGCCACATCAGCGGTGCCAACGCCAAACCGGGCGACGTGGTGCTGCTCTCGGGCAGCATTGGGGAGCACGGCATGGCGGTGCTGTCACAGCGAGAGTCCTTGGCCTTTGGCACCACGCTGGTGTCTGACAGCGCCGCGCTGCACACGCTGGTAGCAGCCATGCTGGCTGCGGCCCCCAACGGCGCAGTGCGCACGCTGCGTGACCCCACACGCGGCGGCTTGGCCACCACCCTCAACGAAATTACCCGCCAGTCGGCCGTGGGCATGCACCTGCAAGAAGACGCCATTGCCGTGCTGCCCCAAGTGGCCGGTGCCTGCGAGCTGCTGGGCCTAGACCCCTTGTACATCGCCAACGAAGGCAAGCTGGTGGCCGTGGTCGACGCCCCCCATGCGGCCAGCGTCTTGGCCGCCATGCAGGCACACCCCCTGGGCCATGCAGCCAGCCAGATTGGCGTGGTCACCGCAGACCCCCACCACTTTGTGCAAATGAGTACCCGTTTTGGTGGCCGGCGCGTGGTGGACTGGCTCAGCGGTGAGCCGCTACCGCGCATTTGCTAG
- a CDS encoding 6-carboxytetrahydropterin synthase, whose amino-acid sequence MMFEISQRFFFDAAHTLQREIEAEGSRRVHGHTYHAEVFVQGEANASGMVMDLGFIRREVAVLRESLDHHFLDEVPDLGTPTLENLCAYIYKRLKPILPNLSAVTVERHSIGDKCTYRPAQG is encoded by the coding sequence ATAATGTTTGAGATCAGCCAGCGTTTCTTTTTTGACGCCGCCCACACCCTGCAACGCGAGATTGAGGCCGAAGGCAGCCGCCGCGTGCATGGCCACACCTACCACGCCGAAGTGTTTGTGCAAGGCGAGGCCAATGCCTCCGGCATGGTGATGGACTTGGGCTTTATCCGCCGCGAAGTGGCGGTGCTGCGCGAGTCGCTAGACCACCATTTTTTGGACGAAGTGCCCGACCTGGGCACCCCCACTCTCGAAAACCTGTGCGCCTACATTTACAAGCGCCTCAAACCCATATTGCCAAATTTGTCAGCCGTCACCGTAGAGCGCCATTCCATTGGTGACAAGTGCACGTATAGGCCTGCACAGGGCTGA
- a CDS encoding hydrogenase maturation nickel metallochaperone HypA — MHEVTLAQEIVAMVEAAAQREHFTEVARLRLEAGSLAGIEVGALRFALESMVGGTCLAQAAITIDEPQAIGWCSHCATEVPMQQRMDPCPRCQNYPLRPVSGHALKVLDLIVRDT; from the coding sequence ATGCATGAAGTCACACTGGCCCAGGAAATTGTGGCCATGGTGGAAGCCGCTGCCCAGCGCGAGCACTTCACCGAGGTAGCCCGCCTGCGGCTGGAGGCGGGCAGCTTGGCGGGGATTGAAGTGGGGGCTTTGCGGTTTGCTTTAGAGAGCATGGTCGGTGGCACCTGCTTAGCGCAGGCCGCCATCACCATTGACGAGCCCCAAGCCATAGGCTGGTGCAGCCACTGCGCCACCGAAGTTCCCATGCAACAGCGCATGGACCCCTGCCCACGGTGCCAAAATTACCCACTGCGCCCGGTCAGCGGCCATGCCCTGAAGGTGCTAGACCTGATCGTGCGCGACACCTAA